A genomic window from Trueperella bialowiezensis includes:
- a CDS encoding Fur family transcriptional regulator, whose amino-acid sequence MERPFKDQLRDVGLRVTRPRLSVLEELSENPHSSADQVRKGVTRRLGSVSTQAIYDVLHALTEKRLLREIEPHGSVPLYELARPDNHHHLVCRSCRKIVNIPCVIGAAPCLTPDDDHGFTIDEAEVVFWGFCPDCEAGSDTE is encoded by the coding sequence ATGGAGAGACCATTTAAAGATCAGTTGCGCGATGTTGGCCTGCGAGTCACCCGCCCACGCCTCTCTGTTCTCGAGGAATTGTCCGAAAACCCACACTCGAGTGCAGATCAAGTGCGTAAGGGCGTTACTCGGCGTTTGGGCTCGGTGTCGACGCAAGCGATCTACGATGTTCTCCACGCACTGACCGAAAAGCGTCTTCTTCGAGAGATTGAACCGCACGGTTCGGTGCCGCTCTACGAGCTCGCCAGGCCGGACAATCACCACCATCTGGTGTGCCGCTCGTGCCGGAAAATCGTCAACATTCCATGTGTAATCGGCGCTGCCCCGTGTCTAACACCGGACGACGACCACGGTTTCACCATTGACGAAGCCGAAGTCGTATTTTGGGGATTCTGCCCCGACTGCGAGGCGGGCTCGGACACCGAGTAA
- the mtnN gene encoding 5'-methylthioadenosine/S-adenosylhomocysteine nucleosidase — protein sequence MTNVNAIVVAAMKDEMKPMLSQLEDLTVTSVSAPHGKAQLARKGRSRILLLTTGVGMVAASSLLSWALAQYSTRIVISIGSAGGLDSALKVGDLVVGTRYINCGADATAFGYDVGQVPGQPMYFDIHESLAEPLAQLRDQSDQTVHVGTVLSSDSFVTEDIAQRLITQFPGALSADMESQALAQVAQGFDVPFVSLRSISDVAGGQTASDQAETFKTTVSDVANLAAKTAIDVLWRTGALDVERSAHGPAQHFSTTSLRAAMYLMLARAHNLEPATDVPVDDMEDITSHLADLPEDVRDHTLGLVVAGYELAKTDTNATLTAKKYDEHRAQFVENYSEEDRKGFLWPPTSQTVIKRFNGYWNDALASIGLTPRRGRSRGGLKFTTDDYLFAIRSYIVDSQREHRQPSFNNYSTWLTDSGNYGKLPSGAAIRQRFGSWREALTAAQTRS from the coding sequence ATGACGAACGTGAACGCCATCGTTGTAGCTGCGATGAAAGACGAGATGAAGCCAATGCTTAGCCAGCTCGAAGACCTCACCGTCACGTCAGTGAGCGCCCCTCACGGCAAAGCACAGCTGGCTCGTAAGGGCAGGTCGCGGATCCTGCTGCTGACTACCGGCGTTGGAATGGTCGCTGCTTCATCTTTGCTCAGTTGGGCGCTCGCACAGTATTCCACCCGTATCGTCATCTCGATCGGCTCGGCAGGCGGCTTGGATTCGGCGCTCAAGGTGGGAGACCTCGTCGTCGGCACGAGGTACATCAACTGCGGTGCTGATGCTACGGCGTTCGGGTACGACGTCGGGCAAGTACCCGGCCAGCCCATGTACTTCGATATCCACGAATCACTGGCCGAGCCGCTCGCTCAACTGCGTGACCAATCCGACCAGACGGTCCATGTGGGCACTGTGCTGTCATCTGATTCTTTCGTCACGGAAGACATTGCGCAACGGCTCATCACACAGTTCCCGGGCGCGCTGTCTGCGGATATGGAATCGCAGGCGCTTGCACAGGTGGCTCAAGGATTCGACGTGCCGTTCGTGTCGCTCCGCTCGATTTCCGACGTCGCAGGCGGGCAAACCGCATCCGATCAGGCCGAAACGTTCAAGACCACGGTGAGCGACGTCGCGAACCTCGCCGCGAAAACAGCCATCGACGTGTTGTGGAGAACCGGCGCACTCGACGTCGAACGTTCTGCTCACGGACCAGCGCAACATTTTTCAACGACGTCGTTACGTGCGGCTATGTACCTCATGCTCGCCCGAGCACACAACCTCGAGCCGGCAACAGACGTGCCGGTTGACGACATGGAGGACATCACCTCTCACCTCGCTGACCTGCCAGAAGATGTTCGCGACCACACGTTGGGGCTCGTGGTCGCCGGATACGAGCTTGCGAAAACGGACACCAACGCCACGTTGACAGCCAAAAAGTACGACGAACACCGGGCGCAGTTTGTGGAAAACTATTCCGAGGAGGACCGCAAGGGTTTCCTCTGGCCACCCACGTCTCAGACGGTGATCAAGCGCTTCAACGGTTATTGGAATGATGCGCTCGCGTCGATCGGGTTGACCCCGCGCCGTGGCCGCAGCCGCGGCGGGCTCAAGTTCACGACCGACGACTACCTGTTCGCCATCCGCTCCTACATTGTGGATTCTCAGCGGGAACACCGCCAGCCGTCGTTCAACAATTATTCGACATGGCTGACCGACTCCGGCAACTATGGCAAACTGCCGTCCGGTGCGGCGATCCGGCAACGCTTCGGCTCGTGGCGCGAAGCATTAACCGCCGCCCAGACACGCTCCTAG
- the nrdI gene encoding class Ib ribonucleoside-diphosphate reductase assembly flavoprotein NrdI, producing MVYVVYFSSVTNNTHRFVEKLGFPADRIPLRPSDEFLHVDRDYVLITPTYGGGTIRGAVPKQVIKFLNDEHNRSFIRGVISAGNTNFGEGYCLAGDIISAKTKVPHMYRFELLGTDRDLQLVREGLEEFWTRL from the coding sequence ATGGTTTACGTCGTCTACTTCTCGTCGGTCACGAACAACACGCATCGGTTCGTGGAAAAGCTGGGCTTTCCGGCCGATCGGATTCCGCTGCGCCCGTCCGATGAGTTTTTGCACGTTGATCGGGACTACGTTCTGATTACCCCCACCTATGGGGGTGGCACCATTCGCGGTGCCGTACCCAAGCAGGTGATCAAGTTTTTGAACGACGAGCACAACCGCTCGTTCATTCGGGGCGTGATCTCTGCGGGTAACACGAATTTTGGCGAAGGCTACTGCCTGGCCGGAGACATCATCTCCGCAAAAACAAAAGTGCCACATATGTATAGGTTCGAACTGCTTGGCACAGACAGAGATCTGCAGCTGGTTCGTGAGGGATTGGAAGAATTTTGGACACGACTTTGA
- a CDS encoding S9 family peptidase, giving the protein MTSSPNAGAPRAKKIPVERTFHGHTFVDNYEWFRDIDNPEVIAHIDAENDWFTQHTADQEELRNQIVAEIAARTKETDVSVPVLEGDYWYWTRTWEGRPYSGLFRVPRNGKDKQVEKDSGPVRPQAGGYGETRVFDGNVLGAGEEYFATGSSAVSPDGKYFALAIDTAGDEEFRLRIHDIERDIVIDDAVEGIGYGLGWLADSSGVFYTRTDAAWRQFQVWLHKVGTHPEQDVLIYQENDELFGVGLEMSRDGRWAVIAVVSTDTTEYHIISTVDITERFRVCERRHGLFYSVEPAGDQLLIIHNANNPGFELSTAPLEPSEPEDWRVVVEPGDGERLLDVAAFKDFAALTLRSGGGQRVRVLCRDDVDTVADAEATGWGEPIDVPIAETMTVDLGENRMWETSEVVVVAESLTRPRTWMAWDVRDEKLDTLKTLEVPGYNPDDYVEYREWATAADGTKIPLTIAHRADLARDGAHPGFVYGYGSYEISMDPNFTPLRLPILDRGIVYAIAHVRGGGDMGRQWYEDGRLLKKKNTFTDFVDATRHLVEIGLVDEGRIAAEGRSAGGLLMGAVANLAPELYRVIHAGVPFVDALTTILKPELPLTVGEWEEWGNPIESAEVYQYMSEYSPYENVRDVTYPAILATTSLNDVRVSYVEPTKWVQQLRDTVADDSGLIVQHTEKVAGHFGGSGRYKAWESRARELAFIFRQLGVA; this is encoded by the coding sequence ATGACATCTTCGCCTAACGCTGGCGCGCCTCGCGCTAAGAAAATACCGGTAGAACGCACGTTCCACGGGCACACGTTTGTGGATAACTATGAGTGGTTCCGCGATATTGACAACCCTGAGGTTATCGCGCATATCGACGCCGAAAACGATTGGTTTACGCAGCACACGGCCGACCAGGAAGAGCTGCGCAATCAGATCGTTGCCGAGATCGCTGCTCGCACGAAGGAAACAGATGTGTCGGTTCCCGTACTTGAGGGCGACTACTGGTACTGGACGCGCACGTGGGAAGGCCGCCCGTATTCTGGTCTTTTCCGAGTTCCTCGCAACGGTAAAGATAAGCAGGTGGAAAAAGATTCCGGCCCCGTTCGTCCGCAGGCCGGTGGATATGGTGAGACCCGCGTGTTTGACGGCAATGTGCTCGGCGCGGGTGAAGAATACTTCGCCACAGGATCCTCTGCCGTCTCGCCGGATGGAAAATATTTTGCGCTCGCGATCGACACGGCAGGTGACGAAGAGTTTAGGCTTCGCATCCACGATATTGAACGTGACATCGTCATCGACGACGCCGTAGAAGGGATTGGCTACGGGCTCGGCTGGCTGGCTGATTCCAGTGGCGTTTTCTATACGCGTACGGATGCGGCGTGGCGGCAGTTCCAAGTGTGGCTGCACAAGGTGGGTACGCACCCGGAGCAGGACGTGCTCATCTACCAAGAAAACGACGAGCTTTTCGGTGTTGGCCTCGAGATGTCACGGGATGGCAGGTGGGCGGTCATTGCTGTTGTCTCCACTGATACGACGGAGTACCACATCATTTCGACTGTGGACATTACCGAGCGGTTCAGGGTGTGCGAGCGGCGTCACGGGTTGTTCTACAGTGTGGAACCTGCCGGCGACCAACTGCTTATTATCCACAACGCCAACAATCCCGGGTTTGAACTTTCCACAGCTCCGCTTGAGCCGAGCGAGCCGGAGGACTGGCGAGTCGTCGTCGAACCTGGCGACGGCGAACGGCTCCTCGACGTCGCGGCGTTCAAGGATTTCGCCGCACTCACCTTGCGTTCCGGTGGTGGCCAGCGTGTGCGCGTGCTGTGCCGTGACGACGTCGACACGGTTGCCGACGCCGAGGCCACCGGCTGGGGCGAGCCCATTGACGTGCCGATCGCGGAAACGATGACGGTTGACCTGGGCGAAAACCGGATGTGGGAAACGTCTGAGGTTGTGGTGGTTGCCGAATCGCTCACCCGTCCGCGGACGTGGATGGCATGGGACGTTCGCGACGAGAAACTCGACACCCTCAAAACCCTCGAGGTGCCCGGCTACAACCCAGATGATTACGTGGAATATCGTGAATGGGCCACTGCCGCAGATGGCACGAAGATCCCGTTGACCATCGCCCACCGTGCCGATCTCGCGCGCGACGGCGCCCACCCCGGTTTCGTCTACGGTTACGGATCATACGAAATCTCGATGGATCCGAACTTTACGCCGCTGCGTCTGCCGATCCTCGATCGCGGGATTGTTTACGCGATTGCGCACGTGCGCGGCGGCGGGGATATGGGCCGGCAGTGGTACGAAGACGGCCGGCTGCTCAAGAAGAAGAACACGTTTACTGATTTCGTGGATGCCACCCGGCACCTCGTGGAGATTGGTCTGGTGGACGAGGGGCGGATCGCTGCCGAGGGTAGGTCTGCGGGCGGTCTGCTCATGGGCGCGGTTGCTAACCTCGCTCCAGAGCTATACCGCGTGATCCACGCGGGCGTGCCGTTCGTTGACGCACTGACCACGATTCTCAAACCCGAACTCCCACTCACAGTCGGCGAGTGGGAAGAATGGGGCAACCCCATCGAATCGGCCGAGGTGTACCAGTACATGTCCGAGTACTCGCCGTATGAGAACGTACGAGACGTCACCTATCCAGCAATCCTTGCGACGACGTCGCTCAACGACGTCCGCGTCTCCTACGTTGAACCCACCAAATGGGTCCAGCAACTACGAGACACCGTGGCTGACGATTCCGGGCTCATCGTTCAGCACACCGAAAAGGTCGCAGGGCACTTCGGCGGATCTGGCCGCTACAAGGCCTGGGAGAGCCGCGCTCGCGAGCTAGCGTTCATTTTCCGTCAGCTCGGCGTAGCCTAG
- the nrdH gene encoding glutaredoxin-like protein NrdH: MAITVYSKPSCVQCTATMRALTKYGLEFTEVNLMEDDDALETVKALGYQQAPVIFADGEHWAGYRPDRIKALAAARVNSVTA, translated from the coding sequence ATGGCGATCACCGTATATTCAAAGCCCTCGTGCGTTCAGTGCACTGCGACGATGCGAGCGCTCACAAAGTACGGTCTAGAGTTCACGGAAGTGAATCTCATGGAGGACGACGACGCGCTGGAGACCGTCAAGGCTCTTGGCTACCAGCAGGCTCCGGTGATTTTTGCCGATGGTGAGCATTGGGCTGGCTACCGTCCGGATCGGATCAAGGCTCTTGCCGCAGCCCGAGTAAACTCTGTGACCGCGTAG
- a CDS encoding S-ribosylhomocysteine lyase translates to MEEMNVESFNLDHTKVKAPFVRIADVKDLGGATLTKYDVRFCQPNVDHLGMPTIHSIEHSFAEYSRNHASDVVDFSPMGCQTGFYLLRASAPDLESTMNLIETTFRDILAAESVPAANEVQCGWGESHSLEGAQAAVATMLAQRAEWGVVYA, encoded by the coding sequence ATGGAAGAAATGAACGTCGAGTCGTTTAACCTCGACCACACCAAAGTGAAAGCGCCGTTTGTGCGGATCGCGGATGTCAAAGATTTAGGAGGGGCAACTCTCACCAAGTATGACGTCCGCTTTTGTCAACCGAACGTTGACCACCTGGGTATGCCTACGATCCATTCGATTGAGCACTCGTTTGCTGAATACTCGCGAAACCACGCGTCCGACGTCGTCGACTTTTCCCCTATGGGATGCCAAACCGGGTTCTATCTTCTTCGTGCAAGCGCCCCGGATCTGGAATCAACAATGAACCTTATCGAAACTACTTTCCGCGATATTCTCGCGGCTGAATCTGTGCCAGCGGCAAACGAGGTCCAATGTGGCTGGGGTGAAAGTCATTCACTTGAAGGTGCACAGGCCGCCGTGGCCACCATGCTTGCACAGCGCGCAGAATGGGGAGTTGTATACGCATGA
- the nrdE gene encoding class 1b ribonucleoside-diphosphate reductase subunit alpha: MDTTLTDTSSDILPPELDYHSLNAQLNLYDADGKIQFDADKEAVRQYFLQHVNKNTMEFPSLREKLDYLVEEGYYEPEVLAQYSFDFIKSLYQAAYAHNFRFPTFLGAFKYYTSYTLKTFDGQRYLERFEDRVVMVALFLARGDEQMAMDLMEEMITGRFQPATPTFLNAGKKARGELVSCFLLRVEDNMESIARAINSSLQLSKRGGGVALNLTNLREQGAPIKRIENQSSGVNPVMKLLEDSFSYANQLGARQGAGAVYLHAHHPDIMRFLDTKRENADEKIRIKTLSLGVVIPDVTFKLARDNADMHLFSPYDVERVYGVPFTEISVTEKYDEMVADDRIKKTTINARQFFQTLAEIQFESGYPYIIYEDTVNRANPIDGRITMSNLCSEILQVSTPSTYNADLSYDHVGRDISCNLGSLNIAKAMDSPDFGKTISTAIRALTAVSDQTSIESVPSIKRGNDLSHAIGLGAMNLHGYLGRERIYYGSPEALDFTNMYFYTVAYHAIKTSNEIAKERGETFYNFEKSDYASGVYFDKYIDQVWEPEHDRVRELFDGIHIPTQDDWRELKAQVMEHGMYNQNLQAIPPTGSISYINHSTSSIHPIVSKIEIRKEGKLGRVYYPAAYMTNDNLEYFQDAYEIGPEKIIDTYAVATQHVDQGLSLTLFYPNTVTTRDVNKNYIYAWRKGIKSLYYMRIRQAALEGTEVEGCVSCML, translated from the coding sequence TTGGACACGACTTTGACGGATACGAGTAGCGACATCCTGCCGCCAGAGCTCGACTACCATTCGCTGAACGCGCAGCTGAATTTGTACGACGCCGACGGCAAGATTCAGTTCGACGCCGACAAGGAGGCTGTACGCCAGTATTTCCTTCAGCACGTCAACAAGAACACGATGGAGTTCCCCAGCCTTCGGGAAAAGCTCGACTATCTGGTGGAGGAAGGCTACTACGAGCCGGAGGTGCTCGCGCAGTATTCGTTCGACTTCATTAAGTCGCTGTATCAGGCTGCCTACGCCCATAACTTCCGCTTCCCCACATTCCTTGGGGCGTTCAAGTACTACACGTCGTACACGCTCAAGACTTTCGACGGTCAGCGCTACCTCGAACGGTTTGAAGATCGCGTGGTCATGGTGGCCCTGTTCCTCGCGCGTGGCGATGAGCAGATGGCCATGGATCTTATGGAAGAGATGATCACGGGCCGTTTCCAGCCTGCCACGCCCACATTCCTTAATGCGGGGAAGAAGGCTCGCGGCGAGCTCGTCTCCTGTTTCTTGCTGCGCGTGGAAGACAACATGGAATCCATTGCGCGGGCAATCAATTCGTCGTTGCAACTGTCCAAGCGCGGTGGCGGCGTCGCTCTTAATCTGACGAACCTGCGCGAACAGGGTGCGCCGATTAAGCGGATCGAAAACCAGTCTTCCGGCGTCAATCCGGTCATGAAGCTGCTCGAAGATTCCTTCTCGTATGCGAACCAGCTCGGTGCGCGCCAGGGTGCAGGCGCCGTCTACCTGCACGCCCACCACCCAGACATCATGCGTTTCCTTGACACGAAGCGGGAGAATGCGGATGAGAAGATCCGGATTAAGACGCTCTCGCTCGGCGTCGTCATCCCTGACGTCACGTTCAAGCTGGCCCGCGATAACGCGGACATGCACCTATTCTCGCCCTACGACGTCGAACGGGTCTACGGCGTGCCGTTCACCGAAATCTCGGTGACGGAAAAGTATGACGAGATGGTTGCCGACGATCGGATTAAGAAGACGACGATCAACGCTCGGCAGTTCTTCCAAACGCTGGCGGAGATCCAGTTCGAATCTGGCTATCCGTACATTATTTATGAAGACACGGTAAACCGGGCGAATCCGATTGACGGCCGGATTACGATGTCGAATTTGTGCTCGGAGATTTTGCAGGTGTCGACGCCGTCCACCTACAACGCCGATCTGTCCTACGACCATGTTGGCCGCGATATTTCCTGCAACCTGGGCTCGCTGAACATTGCGAAGGCGATGGATTCTCCCGATTTTGGGAAGACGATCAGCACGGCGATCCGCGCGTTGACGGCCGTGTCGGATCAAACGTCAATCGAGTCGGTGCCGTCAATCAAGCGCGGCAATGATCTTTCGCATGCAATCGGGCTCGGCGCCATGAACCTGCACGGCTACCTCGGCCGGGAGCGGATCTACTACGGCTCGCCTGAAGCGCTCGATTTTACGAACATGTACTTCTACACCGTGGCCTACCATGCGATTAAGACGTCGAACGAGATCGCGAAGGAACGCGGCGAGACGTTCTACAACTTCGAGAAGTCGGACTACGCCTCTGGCGTGTACTTCGACAAGTACATCGACCAGGTGTGGGAACCGGAACATGACCGGGTGCGCGAACTGTTCGACGGCATTCACATTCCAACGCAGGACGACTGGCGTGAGCTCAAGGCGCAGGTGATGGAGCACGGCATGTACAACCAGAACCTGCAGGCCATCCCGCCCACCGGGTCGATTTCGTACATTAACCATTCGACGTCGTCGATCCACCCGATCGTGTCCAAGATCGAGATTCGGAAAGAGGGCAAGCTTGGGCGCGTGTACTACCCGGCCGCCTACATGACGAACGACAACCTCGAATACTTCCAGGACGCCTACGAGATCGGTCCGGAGAAGATTATTGACACGTATGCGGTAGCGACCCAGCACGTGGATCAAGGCCTGTCGCTCACGCTGTTCTACCCGAACACCGTGACCACGCGTGACGTGAACAAGAACTATATCTACGCGTGGCGTAAGGGCATTAAGAGCCTGTACTACATGCGTATCCGCCAGGCTGCGCTTGAGGGCACGGAGGTTGAAGGTTGCGTGTCGTGCATGCTGTAG